GCCCAGAGGCGGAGCTGCGTGTGGACGAGCGGGAGTCGGCATCCTACCCTGGTGATCTCCCCTCCAGGTATGTGCTGCACGCGGGGGACGCCGAGGTGGTCGAGGGCGAGGGACACGGGGGCGGCGGTGCAGCCATTGCCGTTAAGCGCCACTACTGGACATggatcgaggaggaggaccacAGGGATACCGCGATGGCCGCTGCCGAGGCTGCGTGCACGCAATAGGATACTAGCTTTTCATATATCTGTTCTACTTGATGGGTCGTGAAGGGATTGAGAGGATTATCtgtgcttgcaggaacaattTGGTGTCGTTTCGGTATGGTCTCCTCTGGTTTTCGTTCCTGTGTACGTTCTACATGACTCAGGACATGGTTTTAATTTGTCAAGACCGTGCAGTGATTGCGGCTGCGGGGCTCCGCGGTCGGCACTCCAGGTGGCCGCACGGAAGCAGCCATGGCGAGGCGGCTGCGTGGTCGTGGCAGCGTGGGcccacagcggcggcggccagttGAGGCGAGACGGTGGCTGTTATGGGCCGCCTCTGGGCCTCCCGGCATCTCGATTCCTTGCGCCGCTGGTGCCTCAACGGCTCAGCCTTGCCGTCACCCGCTGCCTGCACCACTGTTCATCGCCACTGTCTGCACCGCGTTCCGCTCTTGTTGCCGTGCCGGACGTCCACCTGCCATCACAGGCTACCCATTGGAACCACGGACCTCGCCGACCATCGCTATCCTGTGTATATCCGATGGTCACCTAGCTCTACCTCTGCTGGCCAATGGGGAATATCCACCAGCATGCCCCCCGACTCTGCAATGTGAAGAAAGGTAGAAGAAGGGAGGTTCAGGCATGCAGCCCTAACGAGCAGGGAAAAGAGAGGGGTCAGAGATAGAGGATAAAGGGAGAGGCCAGAAGGATGAAGTAGAAGTGCTGTTGCTATGGTGATGCGTCGGCTGGGTTAGTTTCCAATCCTTTTTGCAATTTCTATTTGTTGTGACCTTTAGGGTTGATTGGTATGTTCACATGAGACATTAATAGTTCAGAAACTGGGATGGATCTGTCCATCGTATGAAATAGGTCACAATGTCAAAATTTAAGTATCAGTAAATATCTTTCCAAAGACCCTAAGTTTGCTCAATATGACGAATAATGTGAAAAGTGGAGCAAAAATAAGGTGCTACGGTTCTGCATTTTCTACtctgcatattttttttgttattcgTACTTCTGGTTAAGataaatttatattttgtCTCTGCTCGCCAATAGTAGATAAGTAATATATGCTTACTTAAAGGGCTTGATGTACAACACGGTATATATTAGGGTCGATAGAGAATATTCTTGTCTAAAATATGATTCACAACACATTATATATTTACTATTGCATTTTATCATGTTTAGGGTACTCGTAGTTTCAGCGGCTGTTGAATATGGAGCTAGAGATGAGGAATCCCATATTAGAGGAGATGAGAATAGAGCCAGTGATTTGTAGATGGGGAGATTTAGGAGGTTACATATGCACTTATCAGTTTCAGCTGGAAATATTTGCACTCTTTTAAGATCATGTTGAATGCAAAAGTTTGCTTCGGAAGGATGGACAGGGGCTTCAGTGAATAGCATTCAGTATCTCAGGTACAAACATAAATCTTGATGTATAGTTCACTACTTCAGTGATATGTTAGGATAGACAAGGATATTGCAGTAGCATGCAGTATTCACAAATAATATAGTTCAGGACTATATTTGGGACATCTGTTTACGATGATCTAAACTGCACTATTTGTTGAGCAGAAGTGGTGCCCTAAAAGCTGGTGTTTTAGTTTCACATCTAATTCATTGCTGGTCTTGGTCTTCAGTCCATGATCCAAACTTCACCGTTTGTTCAGCAGAAGTGCTAAACACACATATATTCTTTGTTGGTGAAGGCGTACATGTAAATTGAATGGTCAAGTAGTCGGATTCTTTAGAACTGTTAGTATTATCTCTTATAATTTAGCAATCAAATTGAAACCTAAGAAATATGTTAACATTGTCTTGAGTCGGCAATAAGATGATCTTATTGGTGCCATTGAGTGCTTTAGAAATTAATATATTAAAACCACAGTTGCCATGAAATATGTTAACATTGTCTTGCCAGGATGATCTTATTGGTGTCATTGAGTGCTTTAGAAATTAACATTATCTTCATGTATTCGTCCTGCAAGACAAGATCTTGAATATGTGATTATAAGCAATGGCTATCTTACATATTCTTTAATTTACAGCCTGCAGTGCTGCTTGGGAAGAGGTAGCGGGGAAGAAGTGGTTATATATACTGTGTTGGTTGCATAAAAGGAAGGCGAGGGTCAGTTATGGAAATAcctatttttgtttcctaatTCGAtggataaatgtttattgcgtATTCAGAATAGCTTACTCCTTCCTAACTACATGAAGTACGAAGTTGTTTTCTTGATTGTTGACCGCTTTGAATTAAGTTGGGAATGGACAGGTATTTGGTACACGTTGAAGCGAgtgaagcttttttttttctccactgATTTTTTCACAGTTAGAGCTGAGATGTGATCGAACATACAACGTATTTTATTTTAGCTGCCCGTTATAATTAGTTACTCCTTCTGATCCAGATAGTACAACTTTGAAtactaaattagtacaaaatttaaaacacttattatggatcggaaaaGGTATAAAATCTAAGTTGATTGTATTTTCACCTCCATTCCACTGTGTATGAGTGTTGTCATTGTCACATGTCTTTAGTTTAGTGCTTAATGAGTTGTCATCCATCATCAAATGTGCACTGACATGTCAAACCAAATAAGATTGaaagggagaaaagaaaaagatattTTTATGAGATTGATTTTATCTTTcgcattcattttttttccgtagcaacgcacgagCTCTTAACTAGTCATCTTTTAATTTGCTTTTGCTCCGACTTTGCTGCACAATTAGTGTTACCTGGTTTTGCTCTAAAGACCTTTGCTACGTgcctaaaaaagaaaaaaacaattacTCCATCTAAATCGAACTTActtctaaaaaagaaaaaaacaattacTTGTACTTCATACTAGGCCCTCACTCTAGCAGGAAAAGCGCCGCCAGCGGCGTTGCACGACGAGATCACCCAGCGTGAGGGGCCTGCGGCACACCGAAACACTTTCTGAGCCCGATTCGATTCTTTGGTGTCAGGCAGGCCTTTTACGGAGTAGAAAACTGGTCGGGGCAGGAACACCGAACACCTGCAGGTAGGCGGAACACACTCGGGTGGCCGCGCCGACACGATTCCATTCCACCGGCACACGGGCGGCCGTGCGTGCGCCGAGAGCATTTTCGCGCAGCGCCGCACACGCCCCGGGCCCCCTCCACCCACCCAAATGAACCGCGGGCGAGCGCCGCACAACACAGCAAAAGAAGAGAGCCCGAGACGAGAGGCGCAACGGGCACGTCCCGACCCCTGGGTCCCTCCACCCCCCACGCCGCACCGTAGGTTCTCTCTCCCGTAAGCCAAGCCCACGGCAATTCAATTGGGCAAACGCGCAAGCGTCCAACGCCGCGCCGCCCATCGGGCTCCCCTGGCACGCATCCCCGGACGCCACGCCGTCGGTAGACCCTACAGCCGccagtggcgggcggcgggggcctTCAAATACGCccgggctggcggcggcgtctcgGCCCCCTTTCGTTCCAAACCgctcttttttccttctctctgGCTCCTCTTTCCCCGTCCGCCTCCGACGACTCGCCGCGCCTTGACGGCAGAAACCCTAGAGCGAAGGTCcagctgccggccggccggccatgaCGTCGTGCGGTTGCCTTGTGCTGGAGAAGGTGGAggaccacggcggcggcggcgacgcggtggcggcagcagcagccagggGGGGTGGGAAGGGGAGGGCCGGGTGCGGGTGCGGGTCCTGCGCGGGGGAGTGGTGGAGCCGCCGTTCCTTCTCCGAGACCGTGTTCCCCATCTACGTCATGGGGAGCTCGCGTGCGACGGCCGCCCGCGGCATACTCGACGCCGCCGGGGACCCCATTTGGGAGGCCGTCAAGTCGGAGGCCAAGTCCGAGGTCAGTACTGTACTACCGTTCAGCCTCGTCGCTCTTAGTCTTAGGGACTGATCAGTGCTTTGCTTGCGTCGTTCCGAACCTGTGTTTGAGCGTGCTTTTGTTGGCGGGGTGATGGTGAATTTGGGGTTGGAGTGAGGAAAAATCAGGGCTTTTGGGTGCTGGTTTTTCGGTTGAGGCAACTTCTGTCGTCTTTCAGAGAGTTCGTTTTGGTTCAActggctaattttttttttacttcaggCGGCAAAGCTGCTGCAACTGAATTTTGCTTGTTCTTTTCAGTTATAGCCTTTGAATTCGTTAGCGCACCTGTCAGCTTTGTGTGCAGTGGCTGATTaagggccagttcttttcggcttcctggcttctctgagaagctgccctccctaagcttcttcttgaagaagccgccacctaaatttgattaggctgCCAGAGTAGTTTGGCCTAAACTACTTTGGAAATCTAGTTAAATTTGTGatgcggcttctccaggaaaCCAGGTGAGGGCGGCTTCTAGGAGAAGCCGGTcctagaagccgaaaagaacgcacCCTAAAGTGCTATGTGTTTTAGTACGATTGGAGTACGTTTCTAGTGGTTTTGACTTTTTGTTCTCCGAGATTAGATATGGTTTAATAATTATTGATAGCTCAGTTTAGCCAATAGTTGAGGGAGTCAAAAGTGCAGTCAATTATGCTAGGAGTACGTAAATTTAGATGCCATGGTGAATTTATATAGTGTTTCTTCCGAGGGCCACTATGGAAAAAAGGAGAAACATTTCAGGCAATTCTCATTTGATGATGCTGAAATCTCATTGTGGTATATAAATGTGTGTGTGAAGGCAAATAAGAGCACGATTAGGGTTAAGAGTCGCTCGACTAGTCTAGTCACGACTACTCGGGAGACTAATCTACGAGTTGGTTTCATGGCTTCCATTTTTATGGCTAGTCGTGGCTGGTCGCATGACTAGTCTATGAATCAGTACTCAGCGACTGGATCAACTTTTTCGACTCTTAATCATGCCCAGGATAGCAAATTATTTTATGCCTAACCAGCCTTAAACATGAGTCAGCTTTATGCTTGCTAATTGTTTGACTGTTGAGTGTTGAATCTTATACTGTTCCCATCTCATTGCCAAATTCACATCATGTTACTGTTAGTTTTACCTGATGACTGACAGCAGTATTCGTATTTCACAGGCAGAGAAGGAGCCTATTCTAAGTAGCTTTTTGTATGCGAGTGTATTATCTCATGACTGTCTGGAGCGGGCATTGAGCTTCGTCCTTGCAAACAGGCTTGAAGATCCAACATTGCTTGCAACTCAGCTAATTGACATTTTTAATGATGTTATGATGAATGACGTAGACATACGCCGTTCCATTCGCCTTGATGCTCAGGTGAGTGCGCTGTTGTTGAGGTATCATGTTTGtgtgtgcattttttttttctgtatcaTACCACTAGTGATCTCATTGTTCCCAAATAGGCTTTCAAAGGCAGAGATCCTTCCTGTGCACAATATAGCTGGGCGCTATTATACCTAAAGGTATGTGCTTGCTAGGTTAGTCACATATGGTATAGGTAGTGAGAACTTGTTATTTTTAGTGGATAGTATAGCTTTCCCAGTTTTGATGGTACCCACTATGAATTTTAGTTACCCTGTTCATATCTGTGAGATTTCTTTCGGTATTTCACCATGTTGCCTCCAAACTGCTTCAGGGTTACCATTCCTTGCAATCCTATAGGATTGCTCATGTATTATGGAATCAAGGTCGTAAGGTTCTTGCGTTGGCGCTACAAAGCCGTATTAGTGAGGTGAATCTTGGTTTCTTAAGAAGCAGATTCTTTTTGTTTAGCATATCTTTCTGTTGAAGTAACATAACCTATCATATTCATGTCAGGTTTTTGCAGTGGATATACATCCAGGTATATCGTTGTTGTATCATATACTATTTATTCGAAATGAAGTCTTACAGCTTTTACTTGTGTTTTCTATGGCCCTATATAATCTTTAGCCATCTTAGTACCTTGGTGGGAATATGTTTGGTCGTGTTTGTTTGGATATATGTTAAACTTCTTAAATTTGCACCAAGGTTCGTCTCTGTAGTAGATTGCTAGTCATGCCAAACGGTTCGTTGACTCTGCAGTTCCCCCTCCCAAACTAAAGCATGACTATTAAATCTTCGATTTTCATACTCACCCAATTGGTATTTGGAATTAGATCCTTAAGCCGTGTCTTTCCCTTCTTGGAAGAGCATTTGACCATTTTCTTAACATTATATATGATGGTGCAGTTATTTCATTTGTGAACTTAGAACTATCAAATTCGTAAATTTTTGTCATCATGTCTAGATGGTCTTTAGGACGTGGGTTTCTCACTCCAAAGAAAATATTATAGATTGTCTGCCTTTTGAGTTTGAAAAGGTGAATCTTGTAGGCTAAGTAGTTTCTTTTGTTATATCTTGGTATGATTTgggtattttattttacttcttACCATTCTTTATTGCTTAATCTGCAGCTGCCAAAATTGGGGAGGGAATATTGTTGGATCATGGAACAGGTCTAGTCATTGGTGAAACTGCTGTTATTGGCAACTGGGTTTCATTAATGCAGGTGCAATGCACGACGCAGTTCTTCTTATTTCTAAATTTAAAATAAAGCACTACTTCTCAATGCAATTTTTAATCCTACTCACAATTTtaacttcttctccttcttgctTCATTGTTAGCTCTGTTGCAGTACCTTGGTTGGTATTATTTAAATTGTTCTTGTTCAGATAATTGAAAGATCACTGCGGACTTGCATTTAATAAATTGATAttgttcatcatgtttttCTGTGGAGTCAAGCTTGCTATTTAGTCTGTGATTATGTTTGACTGAAAACTGTAGGGTAAACCCCTACAGCAATTTATTAAAAGAATCCACCAACACAAATATAAGGAAAAAAACTGTACAAAACCCAACTAGCTTACCTCCTAGTACACGTACCTAATACAGCAAATTATTAATCCAAGAAAGAAGGCCATGAGTAACAGCGGGCCTAACTCTATACAGTATACACCAACACAGAAATCTCATGAGTGAAAAGCCTAACATTATTAAAGATCAAGCCATTTTGCTGCTTCCAGATATTCCAGCAAGCCACCAGCACAACTTCCATGAAGAAAGGGTGACCAAAAGATCGAGCGTCACATCGCACGATCGCATCCACACTAGGGCCATCCTCCCAGCCAATTTGCAAGAAACTTCAGATGCGAGCGCTGAAATTGCAGCTGAAGAAAAGGTGCTTCCAATCTTCCAGCAAATGAGAGGGACAAAGGACACAATGATCCGCATCATTCCCAACAAGCTAGTGTCTCCTTTTAAGCATTTCGGGTATTCAAACGATCCACAAGGAGCAGCCACCCAAAAACTTCCACTCTTGGGAGTGCAACGGCATTTCCAGAGCCGACAAAAGATATCATCAGCCTCCAAGTGCTGAAAACCAAGGGCATAAAAACGCACCAAGAGTAACGTGCTCCCCACGCAAAACCCCAACGACCATCGTCCCCGGAGAGGTGCTGTGAATGAAGCAAAATCTGATAATTGATATTTACTATTTTAAAGCACGTGCATGTTTTTGTACATGTTAATAAAGAGAGTGCTGCAATACTTAGTGGCTACACAGAAGGTGTATATCAATCCTGAGTTCATCAACTGtaggagtatatttttctttcactaTTTTAATTGTACTAAATGGATGATCTGATTTAGATAGCGAAGTATCTATGGTACATGCCgattttaattttttggtGAATATTATCTCTTGAACAACCGTGTATCATCCTATTCAGTTAAGAAGGTGGATGTTTTATAGGCATTAGAAACATTTCAATCTGTAATATGCAcgtaaataaaagaaaaggtaggAAAACTTAAGTGGTGCTTGTTTTGCACTTTCGTACTCTGcatgttttccttttgtgtTGTAAAACATATTTGGGATAAATTTAAGTCCTACGTTGGTTCGAAATAAATATATAACATAATTATGGCCTTCACCCAATTTATGTGTGTTCCCATGCCGGTTTATTTTTGGGTAAAAATTTAATTCTATAAGATTCCTAATTTCTTTAGGGAAAGCCATAAGCAAGAATCGAAGTTCACCGCTTACAAAGGTAGGCCTTTGCTACAGGGTGTTACGCTTGGAGGTACTGGCAAGGAACATGGAGACAGGCACCCCAAGATCGGCCAGGGAGCTCTTCTTGGAGCTGGTGCTACTATCCTTGGCAACATAAATGTAGGCGAAGGTGCCATGATTGCTGCTGGTTCCCTGGTTTTAAAGCATGTACCTTCCCACAGGTTAGAAAGAAGTTACTGTTATTTGATATCTTTAAATAATGGTGCTGCAGTGCCAAATTTAGTCCGTGACGAAcatttctactccctccgatccataataagtgtcccggatttagtacaactttgtactaagttagtacaaagtcggagacacttattatggatcggagggagtagatattTTTGTTCTTGGAATGCTATTTCCTTGAAAAGAGGgcaaagaagaaaatgcatgATATAAATACTATTGTCCGTGTTCGCTTACTAATTGAGCTACATCCTGCacattttgtaaaaaaataatttcaaacGAGTGTGGTTTAgatagtgtttttttttcatggctACTGGGTTTCCCTTCAAGTAGCTTGACAGAGCGAGGCCTAGTTATGTTCATCATTAGTAGATAGTTCATTTTAAGAATACTCCAACCAAAATACAGATCACTCAGTCATTTCCCCGTTTTTAATTTAAACATATTCCCTTGTGGCATGGTGGATTGGTGGGCCTCGACTCTACAATATTCATTTTATATAAAAGGAATATATGCATTTTGTTAAGAATAATTAACATATGTTAATTAAGGACAATCACTACTCAACTGATGCATCCCATGATCCCAACTGCCGGTAGTTGATTTCTttggagggacgcttccaggaACCGACATCCTTTCATTCCCTATTTATATGTACAAACAACATCCACGAAGGAGATCGGTCATTTGTTTAGTTTCTCTCATCATTCTCTGCAATACTACTGTCTACACATTATCAGCACGCTCATGTCTGTGCGAATTCGTTTACAAGAACTACAGGCAAAAGGTGAGAAAAAATGCATGTGTTCCTCTCCCTGTTCCttcgccatctcctccatgatcCCCGCCGCCTTTGCTTTGTTGCAAATAGATCATCTTTTGTTTGGACCATTTCCGTTGACGGCGGGAGGTGCGTGACGACCGTGTTCATGTCGCTGCCAAAGGAATTCGTGCAGCCGGCTGATGCAATGGCATCATCGGAGTTGAAGCCGAAGAATGAGGTGGGCAAGCTACGCGCGACGACGGCCGCGGTATCGAGCTGCTCGCTCCTGCGGTCATGGAGCAGACGGCTGCGCGTGGTGTCGTTGGAGACGACGCCATGGCCTTCATATGGCGACGGCGCACGTCCATGCGTGGTGAGGCTAGTGAGAACGCGGGTTAGACCCGGGCTCTAGCGACCATGGACTGCTGCTCCCCTGTAGGTGCAGTGTCGCCGGTGTCTTTGCGGGCAACGAAGATGAGCTCGTATGCATCTCCCTCCTAGAGCCGCACGCGGGGCTTGTCGCCGAAGTCTACCACTACCCTTTGAGGGCAACAGTATGTTGGCGTCATCGCGAGGCATGTTTGCCGGGGTAGCGGCATCCTGGCGGTCTCCACTGAAATGGCGAAGCCTCAGGCATGGTGCTTGTGGTGACGATGTCTGCCTACACCGTGACGACGGCGACACTAGCCGTTTCGGTGGACACTTCCAAGATGCTGCGACCTCGACAATCATGTCGTTCGACGACATCGACGTACCACTGGGCCCCCAATGCTTCCCATCGCCGGAAGTGGTGGACTTCGACGACGAGCCTCACGTGCAGCTCTGGGAGGGAGAGGCATACAAGCAcatcttcgtcgccggcgacacTCCATCGACAGGGGACCAGCAGTCCATGGTCGCTGGAGCGAGGGACTCGCGCACATTGACGTGTGTCGTCGCCTTGTGATAGCCATGGTGTCGTCTCCAACGGCACCATGCCCGGTCGTCTGCTCCATGACCACAGGCGAGAGTGGCTCTTTCAACACCGCGGCCGTCATCACACATCGCTCGCCAACCTCCATCATTGGTTTCAACTTCGACGATGTGGATGCCATTGCATCAGCCGATTCCACGAATTCCTTTGGTGTCGACGTGAACACAATCATCCTGCAGCTCCCGCCGTTCACGGAAATGGTCTAGACAAATGGTCCATTTGTGGTGAAGCGACGATGACGGGAATCGTGGTGGAGAAGACGAAGGAACAGAGAGGAACCCCGGCTTCTTTTCTTACACTTTTTCTTGTAGTTCTTCTTGTAAACGAATTCGCTCAGACGTGGGCGTGCTGATAATGTGTAAAGAGTATTATTGGAGAGAATGATGAGAGAAACTAGACAAGTGATCGATCTCCTTCAATGATGTTGTCTCTACATATAAATTGGCAATCAAACGATGTTAGTTCCTTGAGACGACGACGCTGCTGAGAAATCAACAGCTGGCGGTTACAGGGTCGGGGGATGCATCAGTTGAGTAGTGATTATCCTTAATTAAAGACATACGTTAATATCACTAATGACAGCAGTGATCTGAATTTTGTGAATATTTAAATTCTTAACTTCGCCACCTTGTTTGCTGTATGTTCTGCGCAATGTGTTGGTATGTGCTTTGTGCTGATCATACTTCTGTTCTTGTGTTTAAAAGCATGGCGGTTGGAAATCCTGCAAAGGTAGTTGGCTATATGGAGAAAGAAGATCCTTCTTTGACTATGAAGCATGGTAAGTATGTGCATGGATTTTTATGCCATGTTTCTAGTTCACATTTagctattttattttaacCTTATACTACCGTGCAGATGCAAGGAGAGATTATTTTGAACATGTTGCCGGTAGTTTTTCAGATGATAGACCTAACGGTGAGTCTTCGGTTTGTTAGTAACCGAGATTATCTGTTTggctaaaaaaaaaccgagATTATCTGTAATCACCATTATCACGTGTGTTTTTATAGAACTCATGATTAGGGCTGCCCCTTCCCAATGACCCTACTCATAGATGTACATTTCCCTGTAAATAAATGCTTGATCGATGGACAATCTAAGGCTGCTGCCTTAACCTAGGCCTAAGATGCTGTTCTCGTTCATTTACATAAGGTTTTCATACTCACCAAACCTTATTTTCACCTGACACGACATCATCTTGTTTACAGGAAGTGTTGTGAAGTAAAACTTGTGAGAAGAGCTAAGCAAGGAATGGCATTTTTGACATTTCGCCTTCCTGGAGTGCAGACACTGGGACTGCTTCCTGTCTTTTGGCCCAGGAACCAACCTATTTGTGGAAAGATCCTGCAGGCCAGAGTCGCCCAGGACCCCTAAAACTCCCTTATATATATGTTCTCTTGTGCCCTTAAACTGGTGTAATAACGTGAGATGTTTTCTGTAATCCTCCTGGTTGGCATGGTGCACATACTTTGTAGAGACCTCCGGCATCAGTTATACACAGAGCAGCGCTTATGATCTGTCGAGTCACTTCTCTGAATCGACATGAAGTCAGGCTGTAAGTTGTGGTAAACGGGGTAAACGGGGCATTCACTTGCCAAGTTATTTCCTAGAACGATCTTGTGAGGTGAGGGCATCTCCCTTTTTCAGAAAAAGAGCTAGATGTTTTCGAGAGCCATCCATGTTGTGCATGTGCATCTCCCTTTGAAAAAAACGGTTTTTGAGAGCCTGTGCAGGTTGGGAGAGAGAGGTCAGGACAACGTTTTCATGACATACTCCCCTCATTTCACAAAgtttggcgtattttgtttcgttaggACATTGGTATGTGTTTTACatgcatgaaatttatatcaatggattcgtctttaaaagttctttctgctgatcatggtttcgtatcatataacctACATATtgatagagtaattcttggtcataatgaaacaaaaatacgTCAAgttttgtgaaaaggagggagcaGTTAATTGCCATCTTCCAAACAAGCTCCTCCATAACCAGATCAACGATGTGGACAAGAGCGTGCCACTAATAATAG
This is a stretch of genomic DNA from Brachypodium distachyon strain Bd21 chromosome 1, Brachypodium_distachyon_v3.0, whole genome shotgun sequence. It encodes these proteins:
- the LOC100822275 gene encoding probable serine acetyltransferase 2 isoform X1, coding for MTSCGCLVLEKVEDHGGGGDAVAAAAARGGGKGRAGCGCGSCAGEWWSRRSFSETVFPIYVMGSSRATAARGILDAAGDPIWEAVKSEAKSEAEKEPILSSFLYASVLSHDCLERALSFVLANRLEDPTLLATQLIDIFNDVMMNDVDIRRSIRLDAQAFKGRDPSCAQYSWALLYLKGYHSLQSYRIAHVLWNQGRKVLALALQSRISEVFAVDIHPAAKIGEGILLDHGTGLVIGETAVIGNWVSLMQGVTLGGTGKEHGDRHPKIGQGALLGAGATILGNINVGEGAMIAAGSLVLKHVPSHSMAVGNPAKVVGYMEKEDPSLTMKHDARRDYFEHVAGSFSDDRPNGSVVK
- the LOC100822275 gene encoding probable serine acetyltransferase 2 isoform X2, which translates into the protein MTSCGCLVLEKVEDHGGGGDAVAAAAARGGGKGRAGCGCGSCAGEWWSRRSFSETVFPIYVMGSSRATAARGILDAAGDPIWEAVKSEAKSEAEKEPILSSFLYASVLSHDCLERALSFVLANRLEDPTLLATQLIDIFNDVMMNDVDIRRSIRLDAQAFKGRDPSCAQYSWALLYLKGYHSLQSYRIAHVLWNQGRKVLALALQSRISEVFAVDIHPAAKIGEGILLDHGTGLVIGETAVIGNWVSLMQGVTLGGTGKEHGDRHPKIGQGALLGAGATILGNINVGEGAMIAAGSLVLKHVPSHSMAVGNPAKVVGYMEKEDPSLTMKHGSVVK